Below is a window of Plutella xylostella chromosome 15, ilPluXylo3.1, whole genome shotgun sequence DNA.
AGCGCGGGGGCTGCGGGAGCAGCGCAGGGCCGAGCTGGATGGAGGAGACCAGGCCCATGCCCTGCTTCATGGCTTGGAGGTAGGCGTCTGGAATGATATAGGTAATGTCAGTAAGTAACAATATGTATTCTTTAATGATTTACTAAGTATCTATTTTGAATGTAACGCGTCTTGAAGAGGAAAGTATTGCACAGGTAGTCAATACTGAAATAAAGGCTGTTAGTGGCGTGTCCTAATGATATAATTACAGTGACCCATCGGATGTTAAAAGAGTCACTTCGATTTGTTGCGTTTCGCTGGTACACTTCATACATATACACTCGTgatcacaagcaatgaaaaagttccagtgacataatatatatatttttttttcttaacctctattgtcccactgctgggcaaaggtctctccCTGAACATTCCACTTATCCCTTTCTTGGGCCTGCTCACACCATTCCGTGTTAAAATTGTCCaagtcgtcccgccatctcttTCTTGGTCTGCCTCTGCGCCGGCGGCCGTTGTTGGGTATCCATTTGCgtgacataatatatgtatcgTTAATGGCAAGTGgacctttttcattgctcgtgagtgtacataTATTTATGCTCCCAAAGGGCAAGCTATATTCCCAAAGGATACTCAGATGTGACTCGCACATATATACCTTTCGCAGTGTAAATGaaaatcagaatattaccattATGATACCCAGTGACAGCCTCAACAGCCGCATCAAGCTGCAGCTGCGCCGCTCTTGCCGCCGTGCCgtcgccgcgccgccccgccgccaGCACGCGCTGCGCCAGCGCTGGGAACAGGCTGAACGAGGGACTGGCGATGGAGGGGATGCCCATGATGACTGCTGGTGCTAGTAGCTGTAGGGGAAATGGGGGATGTAGTAGGAGCCTCAAGAAAGGGTAATTAGTTGAAGATGACTTGAGTGAAGTTAATTATTGCAAACAGGTAGGAAGCAACAGTGACTTGTAAGATAGCCGAAAGGTGCCTCCGCTAGAGTCGTATCGAACTGTAATTGCAAAATGTCTGGCGCACCCTggacagtcagcgactgatacCTCTCTAATCTGACTGTCTAATCCTCTCAGcaaaggggccgtccattaatcacgtgaggctcaaaggggggggagggggtacggaaaacctcacgaaacatcacgaggggggaggggggggtctggttagacatcacgtgtattaatttttgacaaaaagcgctaggtatttctgacccgcgaattttgaacggcgcataattttgaacaatttgtagtatgaccttGATTGACTCGCCTGCCGCaattttcgttatattttttctagtcaaaaatagcctttacattatacttccaaaaaatacacgtgatccaagaggggggaggggggggtgttcccaaacctcaccaaatatcaccaggggggaggggggggtcaaaaatgggaaaaacgacctcacgtgattaatggacggccccaaaGTGACAACCCCTATTAGTTTGGCTAAGAGTTTGTCACAATCTAAGAAGAAGTTAGTCACACACACCGTGTTAACTACTTACCGGAGTGTAAGCGTAGTAAAGCTCTTGATCATCATGCAAGATCACGTTAATTGCCACCGCCTCATCCAACGACTCAGCGCTGTATTTCACGATCTTGAAGTTGGGGATTCTCTCTGTTGCCTTTTGTACAAATTCCCTCATGTCCACtgtaaaattaaacattataatatagttaATGCTTAAGATTTATTTACGATCTATAGGtatgtcgaagaaccgataactaGGAAGAAAGGATGTTATCGACCAACGACCTGAGACAGGTGGCTGAACGAATATGAATTCAGTGTGTTGTGGCACTCTTTAGGAGAAgcctatatccagcagtggatgattatggACTGACAATGTCGGTTATGCCGCTATCTTGAACATAAATTGAGTAGGAACTGAGGAAAGGAAGAAACACTTCCTTCCACTCCAAAACACCAGCCAAACCTACCTTTAACATGCGTGATCCTTGGCTCGTGGTAGTACCCGAGAGTGAGTCCCGGCGCCTGCTCCGCCACTCGTTGCAGGTAGCCCACCAGCTCTTCAGCCGAGCGCGGTAGGTAGCCCATATCTGCTGCCACTATTAGCGTGCTTACTCCCGACTTGGCGCTGTATCTTGCCTGGAACGGAATGTTGGGTTAGACTTGGGGATCAAAAGAACGGTTAAGGAAATGAGTTAGTTgaagtataaaataagttCCACAATATGTGATAAAGAGACAAATGAAAAGTCAAAGGCATTGGAAGATGGTACAGATTTAAACTGCTTAGCGAGTGCGAGAGAGAAAATGTTATCCTTTACCAAAGAATACGTAGCCCTCAAGCAAGTGACACATTTTGTTCTGAAGTAACCTAAACAGACGCTACTTACTCCCTCTCTTTACAACACTAATACTACTCCTCCTCCTCTATGATATCCGATATGACATTAGCTCGAATCCGTTGCCACTCACATTAAATACAAATGACTCACCAGTTCCAGCACATCAGGGTAGCTGGCTCCAATAGTCTGGTAGATGATGTTGAGTCCATGTGTCTTGCTCGCCTGCAGCCACGCGTCCAGCACGCCCTTGCGATCCGCCATCGATAGCGCCATGGCCTCGCCGGTGGAGCCTCCGACTGAGGGAAATAAATAGAGAAAATGTGGTTAGtgaataataatcataatacatGTGGGGCATCTCACAcatggccatccgaccccaaactatgCAGAGCCTGtataatatgggtatcggacggCTGATACGTCtacacatatacatatatagataCGTATTAACATCCAAGAACTGAGTACAAATAGGTAATCTTCCTTTATACATATCTGCCCCgatcgggaatcgaacccgagaccACATAGAAGTCAGGTTCattaaccactacaccattcggtggCCAGTAAAATAGCGATCATTATTATCTCTTTATGCAGAGGTAAGGGCACAATGTGAGATAGACCACCGTAGACTCCAATGTATCAATGAAAAATAAACTCACCCAACAAAGTAGTAAGGTTGTTTCTCGCCAAGTACTCCGCATATACCGGGATCAGGTCATAGTTGACGGTGTTGTCTTCGTGCACGGGGGTGAACACCGGCGTCACCAGGCCTACTGCTCCTGACACCAACTGTTGCGTGGGAAGAGGAAATAGCATTAGTCAATTAGTATTATTTCAGAATAAAGGCTGATTGAAGAAAGTAAACATTCTGGTGGAAGACAGATTTTGTGGCGCCTCTTGGGAGAGGCTAAATGCTCTTTAGGAGATTAAATTGTTTCCTAAATTCTATCCCACACACAGACTATATAGACAAAGTCAGAATTGATTACACTCCTAACGTATTGTAACATAAAACGTACCCCATAACTGACACTCCCTAACACAAGAAGTAATAGTACTTTCATCTTGGTATATGTtagtactaaaatatttttttattaaaattatatttattatttatttcagaaacTAGGCTGTTCTACCGGGAATGTTGGATTGCACAGTGAAATGCAAAGGATACAGTTGCATTTTATATGCAAACGGAATTACAAAAAGATACGCCTATACCTACCGGAAACAAGGTAAACAATCTAATAATggctataaatattattgtttgttgttgtttgttatttttaaaatgaactaagttttattgttatgtgttgttttttacttgattgcaatgtttatgaactTTCGAACTGGGGTTATGACTGATAAGATGTTGTTATTGATTTTTGTTAGTTGTAAAATTAATAGGTAAACGTACTACTAGAGACGTGTGGAGTAAAcatggggaggcctttgcccagcagtgggacactgaaatggctacataaaaaaatactaatattaaGAACCTGATAAGAATATGATGGTTgatgataggtacctattactaAGGAAGTTATTGAACCTTTTATTTCGTTTTCATTTCCTGTGCCCGACAGGGTCCATAAAGTTcctaatttaatgtattttacaCCTGTGTAAACTTACGgatgcaataaatgattgagtCTTAAGTGTTGAATTGTCTACTTTagaaaaaatcataatatagtgccacaaacttatctgttccggtgagagcgaactaaattggtccatacctcattacttactgtactaatgaatttcatattgacatagattatatggaccaatttagttcgctctcaccggaacagataagtttgtggcactatacctacctagaatTAGGTTTCTTGTCCTCTGATGTTATGACGTATACTGCTTCATAATCTCTGTTATTAACTTAGATTAAGATAAAACAACTAACATGAATAACTATAATTAACATGAATAGTTCCCCTACCATTAAcaatgtgcaataaataacgTTACTAAAAGTCCCGGCGCAGCTAGAACACAAAAATGCAGACCTAAAGTTATAATTTCAACTTGCCCGTTTCGTCGAGGCTATGttattaaagaaaatttaatacaaCGGAGTTCCTTCGTAGTGCCACAGTACAAGTGGAGCTCTGATAAAATTAACACGAAATTTTCAGAATTTAATATCTCGGAGAACTTAAAAATTGCGGACAAATTAGGGAAAAATATGAAGGGCACATTTTcgtttcaaattattttgagTCCGTTCCGTCCTTCATCTTTGAGGCTGACATACAAATacacactttaattttataacattcCCTCTTTCGGCGAAACAACTATGCAATGGGTCTGCATTATAtagtttgtaagtaggtaggcaTGGTACTGTTTGCATTTATAAAAGTCAGGAATAGTGGGTAAATTTACCTCCTACCTCAGTCCGACACACAAACAGACAAATACACACGCAagtaaaacttataacacccgtCTTTTTGTGTTGAGGGTAAAAAGCACAAAAAGGATAAAATTGAATCCTTGGAAAGGCTCGCGCGCTAAAGCTAGTTTTAATTAGACGCCTCCCCAATGGGCCGCGGTTTCCACCGAGGCTTCCACCTATGGCGAAGGCTTTAATCTACGTTGGCTGTTTgaaaatagaaatattttcttttgtaaACCGGTGCCAGGTAAAAAGGGAACTAAAACAACATTATAATCAGGTATAAGTATTAACAatgcatttaatttta
It encodes the following:
- the LOC119691304 gene encoding uncharacterized protein LOC119691304, with translation MREFVQKATERIPNFKIVKYSAESLDEAVAINVILHDDQELYYAYTPLLAPAVIMGIPSIASPSFSLFPALAQRVLAAGRRGDGTAARAAQLQLDAAVEAVTGYHNDAYLQAMKQGMGLVSSIQLGPALLPQPPRSEADRQAAADNLRRLGYYNNYTLQ
- the LOC119691183 gene encoding N-acetylneuraminate lyase-like, with the protein product MKVLLLLVLGSVSYGLVSGAVGLVTPVFTPVHEDNTVNYDLIPVYAEYLARNNLTTLLVGGSTGEAMALSMADRKGVLDAWLQASKTHGLNIIYQTIGASYPDVLELARYSAKSGVSTLIVAADMGYLPRSAEELVGYLQRVAEQAPGLTLGYYHEPRITHVKGRFGWCFGVEGSVSSFPQFLLNLCSR